The Medicago truncatula cultivar Jemalong A17 chromosome 4, MtrunA17r5.0-ANR, whole genome shotgun sequence genome includes a region encoding these proteins:
- the LOC11408002 gene encoding zinc finger protein BALDIBIS: protein MMSKQPFSVSPSNSNTMRASSSNQVQHSNPNPNPVPSKKKRNLPGTPDPESEVVAMSPKSLMATNRFLCEICNKGFQRDQNLQLHRRGHNLPWKLKQRANKDQIRKKVYVCPEKTCVHHEPSRALGDLTGIKKHYSRKHGEKKWKCEKCSKKYAVQSDWKAHSKICGTREYKCDCGTIFSRKDSFITHRAFCDALTEQSAKITTVPAALSNFRNDHLTNTQTPRIPHIFPGFQFHSEFVNSATSSEPPLGNYTNISQLHQNSDIMQTMDVFGSQPQWLNYNNANLSLPMLHGVMKQEQEENKDLSASVISSLYLSRSQNQNQQEAPNHLSVTTSLLQKESQMGSTRTIITNDNNTVFNNLNHFHIVHEVQKFYNKQCESEELNELVNLEGSNSSTNLGGGYLLNDSNNMFGIVNGTKDLDHVVLSVDKETTNRQMYDSGSRSKEKNQMGFTRDFLGVGEDDSMSRPFLQQELGEFNGMGSLGNNLQSQYGNGHYC, encoded by the exons ATGATGTCTAAACAACCCTTTTCAGTTTCACCTTCCAATTCCAACACCATGAGAGCTTCCTCCTCAAATCAAGTTCAACACTCAAACCCTAATCCAAATCCAGTTCCatctaagaaaaaaagaaacctACCAGGAACACCAG ATCCGGAATCAGAAGTGGTTGCTATGTCACCAAAGTCATTGATGGCGACGAACCGTTTCTTATGTGAAATCTGCAACAAGGGTTTCCAAAGAGACCAGAATTTGCAGCTTCATCGGCGAGGACACAACCTACCATGGAAGCTGAAGCAAAGAGCAAACAAAGATCAAATTCGAAAGAAGGTTTATGTGTGTCCTGAGAAGACTTGTGTGCACCATGAACCTTCTAGAGCTTTGGGAGATTTGACAGGAATAAAGAAACATTATAGTAGAAAACATGGTGAGAAGAAGTGGAAGTGTGAAAAGTGTTCCAAGAAATATGCAGTTCAATCTGATTGGAAAGCTCATAGCAAGATTTGTGGAACTAGAGAGTACAAATGTGATTGTGGCACAATTTTCTCCAg GAAGGACAGCTTCATAACACATAGAGCTTTTTGTGATGCATTAACTGAACAAAGTGCAAAGATAACAACGGTTCCGGCAGCTTTAAGCAACTTTCGGAATGATCATTTGACGAATACTCAAACTCCAAGAATTCCTCATATTTTTCCTGGTTTTCAGTTTCACTCGGAATTTGTTAATTCAGCAACATCATCAGAACCACCATTGGGAAATTACACTAACATTTCTCAACTTCATCAAAATTCTGATATAATGCAAACAATGGATGTGTTTGGATCACAACCACAGTGGCTGAATTATAATAATGCTAATCTATCTTTGCCAATGCTACATGGAGTAATGaaacaagaacaagaagaaaacaaagattTGTCTGCTAGTGTAATAAGCTCTTTGTACTTGAGTAGaagtcagaatcagaatcagcaAGAAGCACCAAATCACTTGTCAGTAACAACATCACTGTTGCAGAAAGAATCTCAAATGGGATCTACAAGGACAATAATTACCAATGATAATAACACAGTCTTCAATAATTTGAACCACTTTCACATTGTTCATGAGGTTCAGAAATTTTATAACAAGCAATGTGAAAGTGAAGAGTTGAATGAGTTGGTGAATTTGGAGGGAAGCAATAGTAGCACTAATCTTGGAGGTGGGTATTTATTAAATGATTCAAACAATATGTTTGGGATTGTGAATGGTACAAAGGATTTGGATCATGTGGTATTGTCTGTGGATAAAGAGACAACAAATAGACAAATGTATGATTCAGGTTCAaggtcaaaagaaaaaaaccaaatgGGTTTTACAAGAGATTTTCTTGGGGTTGGAGAAGATGACTCAATGAGTAGACCTTTTTTGCAGCAAGAACTTGGTGAGTTTAATGGAATGGGATCATTAGGAAATAATCTTCAGAGCcagtatggtaatggacactaCTGCTAG
- the LOC11426411 gene encoding uncharacterized protein — protein sequence MSQVVMFVYTLIIFLFPSHVITNKIAIYCVSDDDCLKTFTPLDLKCVDNVCEFNLRCKGKCGERDEKFVFLKALKKMDQKLVLEEQGNAREVKIPKKLLFDRIQVPTPATKDQVEEDDYDDDDEEEEEEEDDVDMWFHLPDVVCH from the exons ATGTCTCAAGTTGTCATGTTTGTTTATACTTTGATCATCTTTCTCTTCCCATCTCATGTTATAACCAATAAAA TTGCAATTTATTGTGTTTCTGACGATGATTGTCTCAAGACATTTACACCTCTTGATTTGAAGTGTGTTGATAATGTTTGTGAGTTCAACTT GAGATGCAAAGGAAAATGTGGAGAAAGGGATGAAAAATTTGTATTTCTCAAAGCCTTAAAGAAAATGGATCAAAAGTTGGTTCTTGAAGAACAAGGCAATGCAAGAGAGGTGAAAATTCCAAAGAAATTACTATTTGATCGTATCCAAGTCCCTACACCTGCAACCAAAGACCAAGTAGAAGAAGacgattatgatgatgatgatgaagaagaagaagaagaagaagacgatGTTGATATGTGGTTCCACCTTCCAGATGTTGTTTgccattaa